The stretch of DNA CGAGGCTGGCTTGAAAGCACCGGTGGCTTTTGCGTGGAGAACCCCGAAGCTAAGGGAATTGCCGAACTGATTGCGGCCATCGGAAAAATCGCCCCGGCGGCCGAACCGACACCCCTGGAGGGGCTTGTCAGCGAGGGCGACCTGATACTCCTGGTAACCCCCATCGATCTGGCGGCCCCCAAAGGGCGCCTCATCCTGCCCCAGGTGGAGACCCTCAGAGATGCCCTGGACCGGGACTGCGCTTCCCTGGTGGTAAAGGAACGGGAGCTTTTCCGTTTTTATCAGGCTCTTAAGGAGCCTCCAAAGCTGGTGATTACCGACAGCCAGGCCTTCCATAAAGTAGCCGCGGACATTCCCGAGGACCAGCCCCTTACCAGTTTCAGCATCCTCTTCGCCCGTAAAAAGGGGGAACTGGACAGGTACAATCCGGGACTTGCGGCTCTCGAGAAGATGAAGCCGGCGCCCAGAATTCTCATGCTGGAAAGCTGTTCACACCACCGGCAGGCGGATGATATCGGAACGGTTAAAATTCCGCGTCTCTTTCGCCAGATGGTCCGCCGGGATGCGGAGTTCATCTTCAGCCGCCGGATGCCGGAGAAAGATGAACTGAAGGATCTGGATCTCGTAATAATGTGCGCCTCCTGTATGCTCACCCGTACGAAGGTCATGACACGCCTCGACGCCTTCAGGGATGCCGGAGTTCCGGTGCTGAATTACGGTCTGTTTCTGGCCTGGGCAAACGGGCTTTTCCCCCGGGCTCTGGAGCCCCTGGAGCAATAAGGCCGGGTATCTGTAAAGATTGACCCCGCATATCCCATGGAGTATGGTTTACCGGAGGAGTATGCCATGGCTCGTATTCTCTGTTTCGGCGATTCAAATACCTGGGGGTGGAATCCTCACGACAAATCCCGCTACGGAAAGGAGACCCGCTGGACCGGGAGACTGCAGGAGATGTTCGGAACCCTGCATGAGATTATCGAGGAGGGCCTCAACGGACGGACCACCACCTTCGATGATCACGTCTCCGGAGGCGGTAAAAAAGGATTGAGCTATCTGATCCCCTGCCTGGAAACCCACAGACCCATCGACCTTGTAATCATGATGCTGGGCACAAACGATCTGAAGCTGCGCTTTTCCCTGTCCGCCTATGATATCGCACGGGCAATGGACAGGCTTGTCGCAACCGTACTTGGCAGCACTGCAGGGCCTGCAGGAGAAAGCCCCCAGGTGCTCCTTGTGAGTCCGGCAAGGGTGGGCCCTTTATCGGACTTTAAAGAGATGTTTGCCGGGGCCCGGGAGAAGTCATTGCTGCTGGGCAGGCATTATCGTCAGGTGTCGCTTGAACGGGGGTGTCATTTTCTGGATGCCGCGGAGCTGATCGAATCGAGCCCTGTCGACGGAATCCATCTGGAAAAGGAGTCCCATGGGATTCTGGCTGAGGCCTTTGTACAGAAGATCGGGCAGATCCTTCAGTCCTGAATCCTTCCGGAAGGATAAAGAAGTTTTTTGACGATGCCCTGAAACGGTGATACTCTGAAAAGAAGCTGCACACAGTCAGCCAGTTTAACTTTGAGAGTGTCATATGTCAGACGGAAAGAGGCGTATTCAGAAGGTCTTCAGCGGAGATCTTCCCGACAGAGTCCCCCTTGATATCGGCGGTATAAACAATTCCACAATGCACTGGAAGATTGAAAAAAAATTGTGCGAAGCCCTGGGGTTCCCCTGCGCCGGGAACAACATAATAGCCGTTGATCAGCAGGTAGTCGTGCCTGATGAACGTATTCTGGAATATTTCGGCGCTGACACGCGTACAATCTATATCCGGGAATCCGGTCCGTGGAAGGAGGGCGGCGACGGTCTCTTCTACGATCAGTGGGGAATCGGCAGGGTTTTCGACGGACAATACTACACCATGAAGACCCATCCTCTCCGGGTTGATAATCCCCGGGAGGCTTTGTCCCTGTATCAGTGGCCTGACCCCCGTTCCGAATACAGGGTGGCGGGACTGGAAGAGCGTATCAGCAGCTATGCCGGCAGGTACACCCTGGTTCTGGAAGGACTGAGGGAGGTATGTTTCGGCCTGCCGTCGTGGATACGGGGAATCACGGACTTCTACATGGACCTGGTTACCGATCCGGTATTCTCTCACGAATTTCTCGACCGCGTGCTGGAATGGAACCTGGAGGTTCTGCGTTTTGTGATGGACCGGATAGGCGACTCCATCGATGTCGTCAAATTCGCGGACGATCTGGGCACCCAGGAGTCCCTGCTGATATCTCCGGATACCTACCGGGAATTCATAAAACCCCGTCATGCCAGATATGTGGAAGAGATAAAGAAATACGGATGCAGGGTACTCCTTCATTCCTGCGGTGCAGTCCGACCGCTTATTGAGGATTTTATTGAGATCGGCATCGACGCGCTGAATCCTGTTCAGATCTCCGCCGCAGGGATGGATCCCGGGGAGCTGAAGGAAGAGTACGGCGGCAGGATCGTTTTCTGGGGCGGCGGAATCGATACCCAGGCTGTACTCCCCGCCGTTACTCCAGACAAGGTTAGGGAAGAGGTCCGGCGCAATATGGAAATCTTCAAGAAGGGGGGAGGATACATTTTCGCCCAGGTTCATAATATTCAGCCGGATGTGCCGGTGGAGAATGTTATCGCCATGTATGAAGCATATCGTGAACATTCACAGTACTGATCAACAATATTCCCTATTGTTATATACAATATGCTGTATCGAAGGAACTATTTCTTGACACCTGATATTAGCGATAGTACAATTTTTTGAAGTGCAAGATTGTACTGTAGTATCGAGGGAGGAAAAGATGTTAAAGAAACTGTTATTGCTGTGTGTGATTGTGGCTTTTCTCGCCGCCGTTCCGGTTCTGGCGGAAGGGGCCAAGGAAGGTTCAGCGAAGACTCAAATCGTCAACGTTGCGTCGACCTTTCCGGATGATTCACCCCAGGATAAGGGACTCGATCTTTTCAAGAAGATCGTGGAAGAGAAAAGCAACGGCCGCTTTGAGGTTATTATACACACCGGCGGGGCAATGGGTAATGAACGCGAGACCTTCGAACAGCTGATCGACGGCTCCGTCGAGTTCGGCGCCAACGGCTCCGGCGATATCGGACAGTTCTATCCTGAATATTTCTGCTCCGAGGTTCCCTATATCTTCAAGAATGTTGATCAGTTCTGGGCTTACTGGAACGGCCCTCTTGGAAAAGAGATCTCCGATCTTATCGAAAAGGAACGGGGTGTCAAGACTGTAGGTGTCGTTCTGCGGGGTGCACGCTATCTGACCGCCAACAAACCCATCCGCAGGGTCTCCGATGTTCAGGGCCTGAAGATCCGTCTTCCCCAGCTCGAGTCCTGGATGATGGCCTGGGAAGAACTCGGTGCACTTCCTACACCCATCAATTTTTCCGAGGTATACCTGGCACTTCAGACCGGTACGGTGGAAGCACAGGAGAATCCCCCCGAGACCATTCTCAATTACAAATTTTACGAAGTTCAGAAATATCTGGTTAAAACAGAGCATATCTTCTCTGCAGCCCGTTTTCTGATGTCCAATATCTGGTTCGACCGGCAGTCTGCGGAAGACCAGAAGATGTTCCTGGATGCCATGAAGGAAGCCACCGACTATGCCAACGATCTTACCCGCGATGGCGATGCCCAGTATGTCAAACAGCTTGTAAACGATCTCGGCATGGAACTGATCGAAGTCGACAAGGATGCTTTCCAGAAAGCTGTTCAGCCGGTACTGGAAAAACTTGGCCGCGAAGAGTGGAAACCGGGACTTTACGAGCAGCTGCAGAAACTGTAGGGCCGTCTTTATCGTCCGGTTCCATTCAGTAATGTTGTGAACCTTTTCTGGTACGCCACGGTTTTTGGCTGTGGCGTACTTTTTTTGATGTTGCCGCTTAAGGCAATGTCCAAAGAGGAGCTGAAAAATGAAGAAGGTGCTTGAACTGGTTAACGCTCTCGTCCTGCTGATAATGTTTT from Marispirochaeta aestuarii encodes:
- the hydF gene encoding [FeFe] hydrogenase H-cluster maturation GTPase HydF, whose product is MKSTPLAEQSRIVLLGIRNAGKSSLMNALFGKKVAIVSGQPGTTTDPVTRSFEIPGLGPAAIVDTAGIDDEGELGTLRIKAAMERTRSADMVIMVSPGHLSPTEAEEQLYSRLFGRAAENGKAPALLVLTHGRENLDKKKRGWLESTGGFCVENPEAKGIAELIAAIGKIAPAAEPTPLEGLVSEGDLILLVTPIDLAAPKGRLILPQVETLRDALDRDCASLVVKERELFRFYQALKEPPKLVITDSQAFHKVAADIPEDQPLTSFSILFARKKGELDRYNPGLAALEKMKPAPRILMLESCSHHRQADDIGTVKIPRLFRQMVRRDAEFIFSRRMPEKDELKDLDLVIMCASCMLTRTKVMTRLDAFRDAGVPVLNYGLFLAWANGLFPRALEPLEQ
- a CDS encoding SGNH/GDSL hydrolase family protein, encoding MARILCFGDSNTWGWNPHDKSRYGKETRWTGRLQEMFGTLHEIIEEGLNGRTTTFDDHVSGGGKKGLSYLIPCLETHRPIDLVIMMLGTNDLKLRFSLSAYDIARAMDRLVATVLGSTAGPAGESPQVLLVSPARVGPLSDFKEMFAGAREKSLLLGRHYRQVSLERGCHFLDAAELIESSPVDGIHLEKESHGILAEAFVQKIGQILQS
- a CDS encoding uroporphyrinogen decarboxylase family protein, whose protein sequence is MSDGKRRIQKVFSGDLPDRVPLDIGGINNSTMHWKIEKKLCEALGFPCAGNNIIAVDQQVVVPDERILEYFGADTRTIYIRESGPWKEGGDGLFYDQWGIGRVFDGQYYTMKTHPLRVDNPREALSLYQWPDPRSEYRVAGLEERISSYAGRYTLVLEGLREVCFGLPSWIRGITDFYMDLVTDPVFSHEFLDRVLEWNLEVLRFVMDRIGDSIDVVKFADDLGTQESLLISPDTYREFIKPRHARYVEEIKKYGCRVLLHSCGAVRPLIEDFIEIGIDALNPVQISAAGMDPGELKEEYGGRIVFWGGGIDTQAVLPAVTPDKVREEVRRNMEIFKKGGGYIFAQVHNIQPDVPVENVIAMYEAYREHSQY
- a CDS encoding TRAP transporter substrate-binding protein; this translates as MLKKLLLLCVIVAFLAAVPVLAEGAKEGSAKTQIVNVASTFPDDSPQDKGLDLFKKIVEEKSNGRFEVIIHTGGAMGNERETFEQLIDGSVEFGANGSGDIGQFYPEYFCSEVPYIFKNVDQFWAYWNGPLGKEISDLIEKERGVKTVGVVLRGARYLTANKPIRRVSDVQGLKIRLPQLESWMMAWEELGALPTPINFSEVYLALQTGTVEAQENPPETILNYKFYEVQKYLVKTEHIFSAARFLMSNIWFDRQSAEDQKMFLDAMKEATDYANDLTRDGDAQYVKQLVNDLGMELIEVDKDAFQKAVQPVLEKLGREEWKPGLYEQLQKL